In Arthrobacter sp. StoSoilB5, one genomic interval encodes:
- a CDS encoding DUF3375 family protein has translation MSRSAMSSADAISARLRDLEQLTKGPAWALTRSAPWVIAVLQASFTRTRPQLPLEEFHADVDAFLEQLRRQEPGLGGQQNGKAFGDEWTRKQFLTRRNQSGQIVYEVTEAAARVLAFLDSLSSERSTLNGSRLGTLLGDVEKLANETNPDQSARLEALEEEIQERQQLVEDISSGQFDGLLDDEEAVEAAGNILDLAASLPADYKKMRDRIEELVGELRNQIIEESLSKGATMAQVLEADKRLRQSPEGRTFRSFTAFLEDPQQQLRFRSAIGEVLSRQFADELSHEDRETLKNLVAELRTQHSQIQRIYGKLSESLNTYIQSDDVRQSVSLRKVLAEAEQAIRSMPYERDRPGLVRGPVLYNAGFESLAMVKLFDPDEFATPPRLADPIAFSDSDRVRSARTGKARPDVVRAAMAGSATLGEAWENLPAEERHINTVRSLLSMALHSGAGFDRAAWEHIDFEQIDGSIRTAYLPVVTLNEDSDD, from the coding sequence TTGTCCCGTTCAGCCATGTCCTCCGCCGACGCCATCAGTGCAAGGCTCCGCGACCTCGAGCAATTGACCAAGGGCCCGGCATGGGCGCTGACACGTTCGGCTCCATGGGTGATCGCGGTGCTTCAGGCTTCCTTTACCCGCACCCGGCCGCAGCTTCCGCTCGAAGAGTTCCATGCCGACGTCGACGCCTTCCTTGAGCAGCTACGCCGCCAGGAACCCGGGCTGGGCGGCCAGCAGAACGGCAAAGCCTTCGGCGATGAATGGACCCGCAAGCAGTTCCTGACACGCCGCAACCAGTCCGGCCAGATCGTCTACGAAGTTACCGAAGCCGCAGCCCGTGTGCTCGCCTTCCTGGACAGCCTCTCCAGCGAGCGTTCCACGCTCAACGGTTCCCGCTTGGGAACGCTGCTTGGAGATGTGGAGAAGCTCGCCAACGAGACCAACCCGGACCAAAGCGCACGTTTGGAGGCGCTGGAGGAAGAAATCCAGGAGCGCCAGCAACTCGTCGAGGACATCAGCTCCGGCCAGTTCGACGGTCTCCTGGACGACGAAGAAGCTGTTGAGGCCGCAGGCAACATCCTTGACCTCGCCGCCAGCCTTCCCGCTGACTACAAGAAAATGCGTGACCGCATCGAGGAACTGGTGGGCGAGCTCCGCAACCAGATCATCGAGGAATCGCTCAGCAAAGGCGCCACCATGGCCCAGGTTCTGGAAGCCGACAAGCGCCTGCGCCAGAGTCCTGAGGGCCGAACATTCCGCTCGTTCACGGCTTTCCTGGAGGACCCTCAGCAGCAGTTGCGTTTCCGTTCCGCCATCGGCGAGGTACTGAGCCGGCAGTTCGCGGACGAGCTCTCGCATGAGGACCGCGAAACACTGAAGAACCTCGTCGCCGAACTGCGCACGCAGCACAGCCAGATCCAGCGGATCTACGGCAAGCTCTCCGAAAGCCTCAACACCTACATCCAGAGCGACGACGTCCGCCAGTCGGTCAGCCTGCGGAAGGTCCTCGCCGAGGCCGAGCAAGCCATCCGATCCATGCCCTACGAACGTGACCGACCCGGCCTGGTGCGCGGACCCGTCCTGTACAACGCAGGGTTCGAGTCGCTGGCCATGGTCAAGCTCTTCGACCCCGACGAATTCGCCACCCCACCCCGCCTGGCAGATCCCATCGCCTTCAGCGATTCGGATCGCGTGCGGTCTGCCCGCACCGGAAAAGCGAGGCCCGACGTCGTCCGCGCCGCCATGGCGGGTTCGGCCACCTTGGGCGAGGCGTGGGAAAACCTACCCGCCGAGGAACGGCACATCAACACTGTCCGATCCCTGCTGTCCATGGCACTGCACAGCGGCGCCGGGTTCGACCGGGCCGCCTGGGAACACATCGACTTCGAACAAATCGACGGCAGTATCCGCACTGCGTACTTGCCCGTCGTCACGCTGAATGAGGATTCTGATGACTGA
- a CDS encoding acyl-CoA dehydrogenase family protein yields the protein MTSATDNSLTAASVNATAEEARAVAEAARETEWNRPSFAKGLYLGSFDLSLIHPWPQAKTEDVERGEEFMAKLEAFCRSMSGRVIERDAKIPDEYLAGLADLGVFGMKIPREYGGLGLSLVYYGRALALVGSVHPSLGALISAHQSIGVPEPVKEFGTPEQKQEYLPRCAAGAITAFLLTEPDVGSDPARMGATAVLSDDGGSYLLDGVKLWTTNGVIAELVVVMARVPAHTDADGTTHKGGISAFVVEMDSPGITVENRNSFMGLRGIENGVTRFHQVRVPVENRLGREGQGLKIALTTLNTGRLSIPGLCVAAGKWSLKIAREWSNARTQWGRPVGKHEAVGKKIAFIAATTFALEAVFELSAEMADAGQKDVRIEAALAKLWSTELSCRIADELVQIRGGRGFETAESLEARGERAVAAEQLLRDLRINRIFEGSSEIMKLLIAREAVDAHLAAAGDLASADASLQDKARAAVGASGFYARWLPKLVAGAGMDPRSYGEFGRLGKHLRFVERSSRRLARQTFYGMGRWQAKLEHKQAFLGRIVDIGAELFAMAACCSRAEMLLRTHPEHGATAFELAEAYCEQARVRVDEYFDQLWRNTDDGDHHLSRKVLAGDYAWLEAGVLDQSEGTGPWIADASPGASSKENLHRKYR from the coding sequence ATGACGTCCGCTACTGACAACAGTCTCACCGCCGCAAGCGTCAACGCCACAGCAGAAGAAGCCCGCGCCGTCGCCGAGGCCGCCCGCGAAACTGAATGGAACCGGCCCAGCTTTGCCAAGGGCCTCTACTTGGGCAGCTTCGACCTCAGCCTGATCCACCCGTGGCCACAAGCCAAAACGGAGGACGTGGAGCGCGGCGAAGAGTTCATGGCCAAGCTCGAGGCGTTCTGCAGATCCATGTCCGGACGGGTAATCGAACGCGACGCGAAGATCCCGGACGAGTACCTTGCAGGCCTCGCGGACCTTGGCGTTTTCGGCATGAAAATCCCGCGCGAGTACGGCGGCCTGGGGCTGTCCTTGGTCTACTACGGCCGCGCACTCGCTTTGGTGGGCTCCGTCCATCCGAGCCTTGGCGCGCTGATTTCGGCGCATCAGTCCATTGGCGTTCCGGAGCCCGTGAAGGAATTCGGCACGCCGGAGCAAAAGCAGGAATACCTTCCGCGCTGCGCTGCGGGCGCCATCACGGCTTTCCTCCTGACGGAGCCCGACGTCGGCAGCGACCCCGCCCGGATGGGCGCCACTGCCGTACTTTCGGACGACGGCGGGTCTTACCTTTTGGACGGCGTGAAACTCTGGACCACCAATGGGGTGATCGCCGAGCTCGTAGTAGTCATGGCGAGGGTTCCGGCCCACACCGACGCCGACGGTACCACCCACAAGGGCGGCATCTCCGCGTTCGTCGTGGAGATGGACTCCCCCGGCATTACCGTGGAAAACAGGAACTCCTTCATGGGCCTGCGCGGGATTGAGAATGGTGTGACCCGTTTCCACCAGGTGCGTGTGCCGGTGGAGAACCGGCTGGGTCGCGAGGGCCAGGGTCTCAAAATCGCCCTCACCACGCTCAACACGGGACGCCTTTCCATCCCCGGCCTGTGCGTTGCCGCTGGGAAGTGGAGCCTGAAGATTGCCCGCGAATGGTCCAACGCGCGGACACAATGGGGCCGGCCTGTGGGCAAGCATGAGGCCGTGGGGAAGAAAATTGCATTCATCGCCGCCACCACCTTCGCATTGGAAGCTGTGTTTGAACTATCGGCCGAGATGGCCGACGCCGGCCAAAAGGACGTCCGCATCGAAGCCGCGCTGGCCAAGCTGTGGTCCACGGAACTGAGCTGCCGGATAGCCGATGAGCTGGTTCAGATCCGCGGCGGCCGTGGCTTTGAAACCGCAGAGTCCCTTGAAGCCCGGGGCGAACGCGCCGTGGCCGCCGAACAACTTCTCCGGGATCTACGCATCAACCGGATCTTCGAGGGTTCCAGCGAGATCATGAAACTCCTCATCGCACGCGAAGCCGTGGACGCACACCTTGCCGCCGCGGGCGACCTCGCCTCAGCGGACGCCAGCCTGCAAGACAAGGCGCGGGCCGCCGTCGGGGCTTCTGGTTTCTATGCCCGCTGGCTGCCGAAACTCGTGGCCGGGGCAGGCATGGACCCGCGGTCCTACGGTGAGTTCGGGCGCCTGGGCAAGCACTTGCGGTTTGTTGAAAGGTCCTCGCGACGGCTCGCCAGGCAGACTTTCTACGGCATGGGCCGCTGGCAGGCGAAGCTGGAGCACAAGCAAGCGTTCCTGGGCAGGATTGTGGACATCGGCGCCGAACTGTTCGCGATGGCCGCGTGCTGCTCACGCGCCGAAATGCTGCTGCGCACCCACCCGGAACACGGCGCTACCGCCTTTGAACTCGCCGAGGCCTACTGTGAACAGGCCCGCGTGCGGGTGGACGAATACTTTGATCAGCTCTGGCGGAACACCGACGACGGCGACCATCACCTTTCGCGCAAGGTTCTTGCCGGCGATTACGCCTGGCTTGAAGCCGGGGTCCTGGACCAGTCCGAGGGAACCGGGCCGTGGATCGCGGATGCGTCCCCCGGCGCCTCAAGCAAGGAGAACCTGCACCGTAAGTATCGGTAG
- a CDS encoding flavin reductase family protein — protein sequence MTQTTVEETAGIKAAFAQFPSGVAAFSAMVDFTPEALVASSFTVGVSLEPPLVMFAVQNSSTTWPKLRQARRLGVSVLAEGQEAACLQLSSKTRDRFAGLSTSVSDSGAVLIEGAVLGFECEVVSETPAGDHAIVVLEVKATTINHESKPLIYHGAAFRQLAA from the coding sequence ATGACACAGACGACGGTAGAAGAAACGGCGGGCATCAAGGCTGCATTTGCGCAGTTCCCGTCTGGAGTCGCTGCCTTCAGTGCCATGGTGGATTTCACGCCGGAGGCCTTGGTGGCATCGTCCTTCACCGTGGGCGTGTCATTGGAACCGCCGCTGGTGATGTTCGCGGTGCAGAACTCCTCCACAACGTGGCCCAAGCTCCGCCAGGCAAGAAGGCTGGGCGTGTCCGTGCTGGCCGAGGGCCAGGAAGCGGCCTGCCTCCAGCTTTCCTCCAAGACCCGGGACCGCTTTGCCGGATTGTCCACCAGCGTCAGTGACTCAGGAGCAGTACTGATCGAGGGCGCCGTGCTGGGCTTCGAATGCGAGGTGGTCTCGGAGACGCCAGCCGGGGATCATGCGATCGTTGTCCTGGAGGTCAAGGCGACCACCATCAACCACGAATCCAAGCCACTGATCTACCACGGAGCAGCGTTCCGGCAGCTTGCTGCTTAG
- a CDS encoding FBP domain-containing protein, whose product MQKITAQQIRSSFINASRSEAAKLNLPRDIETIEWDNLEFLGWRDEKMPQRGYLVVSHRGQLTGIMLRAPEGGSGKKRVVLCELCRDVFSKDDVYLWVAKKAGQSGKDGNTVGTLICAEFGCSSNVRKEPPVNEINPDPAVVVVRQIAGLEERTAQFLDRVRGTSTR is encoded by the coding sequence ATGCAGAAAATCACTGCCCAACAAATCCGTTCATCATTCATCAATGCCAGCCGCTCCGAGGCCGCCAAGCTCAACCTTCCCCGCGATATTGAAACCATCGAATGGGACAACCTGGAGTTCCTCGGCTGGCGCGATGAGAAGATGCCGCAACGCGGTTACCTGGTGGTCTCCCACAGGGGACAGCTCACGGGAATCATGCTGCGGGCTCCTGAGGGTGGTTCGGGGAAGAAGCGCGTGGTCCTTTGTGAACTGTGCCGGGACGTTTTCTCCAAGGACGACGTCTACCTGTGGGTTGCCAAAAAGGCCGGACAGTCCGGCAAGGACGGCAACACCGTAGGGACACTGATTTGCGCCGAGTTTGGTTGCAGTTCCAACGTCCGCAAGGAACCGCCGGTCAACGAGATCAACCCGGACCCGGCCGTCGTCGTGGTTCGGCAAATCGCCGGCCTGGAGGAACGGACTGCCCAGTTCCTGGACCGGGTCCGCGGGACCTCCACCCGCTAA
- a CDS encoding DUF4194 domain-containing protein translates to MTEEITTTEVTGDEHGTVEAAEVPAETAAHVSHSDQFRVTPRDTFVDGAALFPGDTGVLPMKVRHALVKLLKGPYIDGGRDEKLWTTLLDNQLILRSRLSELFLSLQLDHDRKIAVLRPVDPEIVGASSRSSILRQQRALSRVETIVLLRLRLLLDRHVTAQTDPTITREEISDLVANYTPAGQQDALRDSDVVTRTITKLLARQLILPTPLDDTYTISNALPLALPFENIGDIPAQIEALVAVAADESGTEPLLDIDAENSASDEGDSDGGDDDAEGARPVSIAQAYATDAEGTTK, encoded by the coding sequence ATGACTGAGGAAATCACGACGACGGAAGTCACCGGCGATGAGCACGGCACCGTTGAGGCGGCTGAAGTCCCGGCCGAAACCGCTGCTCACGTCAGCCACTCCGATCAGTTCCGGGTCACCCCGCGGGACACGTTCGTTGATGGCGCGGCCCTTTTCCCTGGCGACACGGGCGTGCTGCCAATGAAGGTCCGTCACGCGCTGGTCAAGTTGCTGAAAGGCCCCTACATCGACGGCGGCCGCGACGAGAAACTGTGGACCACGCTCCTGGACAACCAGCTGATCCTCCGCAGCCGACTCTCGGAGCTGTTCCTCTCATTGCAGTTGGACCATGACCGCAAGATCGCCGTCCTCCGTCCCGTTGACCCGGAGATCGTCGGCGCCAGCTCCCGGTCAAGCATCCTCCGGCAGCAGCGTGCACTGAGCCGTGTGGAAACCATCGTCCTGCTCCGCCTGCGCCTCCTCCTCGACCGCCACGTCACGGCCCAGACCGACCCCACCATCACCCGCGAAGAGATCTCGGACCTCGTGGCCAATTACACCCCCGCCGGCCAACAAGATGCCCTCCGCGACTCCGACGTCGTCACCCGCACCATCACCAAGCTCCTGGCCCGCCAACTCATCCTCCCCACCCCCCTGGACGACACGTACACGATCAGCAACGCCCTCCCGCTGGCCCTCCCGTTCGAAAACATCGGCGACATCCCAGCCCAAATCGAAGCCCTCGTGGCAGTAGCGGCTGACGAGTCGGGCACAGAGCCGTTATTGGACATCGACGCAGAGAACTCCGCATCAGACGAGGGCGACTCTGATGGTGGGGACGACGACGCCGAAGGGGCGAGGCCGGTATCCATCGCGCAGGCTTACGCAACTGACGCTGAAGGGACCACGAAGTGA
- a CDS encoding ATP-binding protein — translation MTIASMLPLGELTNPGQMRLALVQVVNWGTFHGAHTMHVDRKGTLLTGNSGVGKSTLFDAMLRVFDARPRSNEAAAQRSGGAVEDKRTTFTYMRGKVGDKAVGDGSASAFQRPGATWSAVALTFDNAAGTKVTVSALFDLPKNGTESSVGRFYVIDSKPLDLEAIEGIAQKRFTKGALESIFPDGQVFDVHKAFAERFRRLLGINSDQALPLLRVIQAGKGLGGSVNTFFRDQVLDAPATLAAADDVVEEFSNLMSIRQRLEDVRQQRDQLAPVPGLNKDYAQALLDANRLRELAGEEFEAYKQQLAVTVHAKTLARFKELAQSKAQELAAERTVRDALAKELRDLELDYNNRGGNAISAIEQSLENARVGLKLRQQVEDSAKKALADAGLNIEWSAEGWDQAHEQAATRSAELKDDSEALKELRFEAFDGHATKKRELAAAEQELRSLRSRKSLLPPSSIENRAAIAAATGIPEERMPFGGELIDLAEGQEQWRPAAERALRNLATTLLVPGEHFAAVTRYLNDNTVRGALRAVDVSKPLAGGALAVEDVSDGDLLTKLSILTSGANADAGEWIRERIALDFAYPCVEDPDELASMDKGLSLGGVVKRNRHAVEKDDRFTSRQDYVLGFDNASKLELVAARVGELENEMAKAAELAQSREDSHQGMARQLEALRRVAEDERPWEQVSAAVAADELARIEQRLADALAAQADLEPLRANIEAVREKHQSSTGAAAVLQSEYKALDHQMTTADGLLDAARLKLEQAPPSGSTVAALEPYFAGAADVTQLYELDNLANSVRNKLLDELHAAESRSQATAERLTRIFEGFVRDWGSAISADHGTSIGAAGDFESRYHAIVSDGLPAQEAEFRLFFNQRTHESFSTLLHLLDEERRSITSRILPLNGILSEVNFHEGSFLELDIKQTLPATAKQFKDAIQNALKAKHTRPSRSAAATASDVDDDAELTARYKSLETLVKRLGSQTPEDRRWRAEVLDVRGHLFIQCKEHREVAAKSAKTGKAGKKKTEVFMHADTGSMSGGERQRFTAFIMAAALSYQLGIAEQGFTTYGTVMMDEAFVLASEEFAGAGIKALHEFGFQLLLAAPENVIDLSRHLGSVTEILRDKRTNRSGVLTAPVIAGPGEPGAWRSEANPVDIVLR, via the coding sequence GTGACTATCGCAAGCATGCTTCCGCTCGGCGAGCTGACGAACCCGGGCCAGATGCGTTTGGCTCTGGTACAGGTAGTCAACTGGGGCACCTTCCACGGGGCGCACACCATGCACGTGGACCGAAAAGGTACCCTGCTGACGGGCAATTCCGGCGTCGGCAAGTCCACGTTGTTCGACGCCATGCTGCGGGTGTTCGATGCCCGTCCACGCTCCAACGAGGCCGCTGCACAGCGTTCCGGTGGCGCAGTGGAGGACAAGAGGACCACGTTCACGTACATGCGCGGCAAGGTTGGTGATAAGGCCGTCGGTGATGGCTCGGCCAGTGCCTTCCAGCGCCCTGGTGCCACATGGTCCGCCGTCGCGCTGACGTTCGATAACGCCGCTGGCACGAAGGTGACGGTCTCCGCGCTGTTTGACCTGCCCAAGAACGGTACGGAGTCGAGCGTCGGCCGGTTCTACGTGATCGACAGCAAGCCCCTTGACCTGGAGGCCATCGAGGGGATTGCCCAAAAGCGTTTCACCAAGGGCGCGCTGGAATCGATCTTCCCGGACGGCCAGGTGTTCGATGTGCACAAGGCGTTTGCTGAGCGTTTCCGCCGGCTGCTGGGCATCAATTCTGACCAGGCGCTTCCGTTGCTCCGCGTGATCCAGGCCGGCAAGGGACTTGGCGGCAGCGTCAACACATTCTTCCGGGACCAGGTGCTTGATGCACCGGCCACGCTGGCTGCCGCGGATGATGTGGTGGAGGAATTCAGCAACCTCATGTCCATTCGGCAGCGGCTGGAGGACGTCCGGCAACAGCGCGATCAGCTGGCGCCGGTCCCTGGGCTGAACAAGGATTACGCGCAGGCGTTGCTGGACGCGAACCGCCTGCGTGAGCTGGCCGGCGAGGAATTCGAGGCGTACAAACAGCAGCTCGCTGTGACTGTGCACGCCAAAACGTTGGCGCGTTTCAAGGAGTTGGCGCAGTCCAAGGCGCAGGAACTCGCGGCTGAGCGCACGGTCCGGGACGCCTTGGCCAAAGAGCTCCGTGATCTTGAGCTGGACTACAACAACCGTGGCGGCAACGCGATATCGGCGATCGAGCAGTCGCTGGAAAACGCTCGCGTGGGCTTGAAGTTGCGGCAACAAGTGGAGGACTCAGCCAAGAAGGCGCTGGCCGACGCCGGACTGAACATTGAGTGGTCAGCCGAGGGCTGGGACCAGGCTCATGAGCAGGCTGCTACCCGTTCGGCAGAGTTGAAGGACGATTCGGAGGCCTTAAAGGAGCTCCGTTTCGAGGCCTTCGACGGCCATGCAACCAAGAAACGCGAGCTGGCTGCGGCTGAGCAGGAGCTGCGTTCGCTGCGGTCGCGCAAGTCCCTCTTGCCGCCGTCGAGCATTGAAAACCGTGCCGCGATCGCGGCGGCAACGGGCATCCCCGAGGAACGGATGCCGTTTGGCGGCGAGCTGATCGATCTCGCCGAAGGGCAGGAACAGTGGCGCCCGGCGGCCGAGCGTGCCCTGCGCAACCTGGCCACCACACTGCTGGTTCCGGGTGAACACTTCGCTGCGGTCACGCGGTACCTGAACGACAATACGGTGCGCGGCGCGCTGCGCGCGGTGGATGTGTCCAAGCCGCTGGCCGGTGGGGCGCTGGCCGTGGAAGACGTGTCCGACGGCGACCTCTTGACGAAGTTGAGCATTCTCACCTCGGGCGCCAATGCAGACGCCGGGGAATGGATCCGTGAGCGGATCGCGCTGGACTTCGCCTACCCGTGCGTTGAGGATCCCGACGAGTTGGCGTCGATGGACAAGGGCCTCAGCCTGGGTGGCGTGGTCAAGCGCAACCGGCACGCCGTGGAGAAGGACGATCGGTTCACGAGCCGTCAGGACTACGTGCTGGGGTTCGACAACGCGTCGAAGCTGGAACTTGTGGCCGCCCGCGTGGGCGAGCTGGAAAACGAAATGGCCAAGGCCGCAGAGCTGGCCCAGAGCCGTGAAGACTCCCACCAAGGCATGGCCCGGCAGTTGGAAGCCCTGCGCCGGGTGGCTGAGGACGAACGGCCGTGGGAGCAGGTTTCCGCAGCGGTAGCAGCAGATGAATTGGCCCGGATCGAGCAGCGCCTTGCCGATGCCTTGGCTGCGCAGGCGGATCTTGAACCGCTGCGCGCCAACATTGAGGCCGTTCGGGAAAAGCACCAGTCCTCCACAGGTGCCGCAGCTGTGCTGCAAAGCGAGTACAAAGCCCTCGACCACCAGATGACCACGGCTGACGGCCTGCTCGATGCGGCGAGGTTGAAGCTTGAGCAAGCACCGCCGTCGGGCTCTACCGTTGCCGCTTTGGAACCGTACTTCGCTGGCGCCGCCGACGTTACGCAGCTCTACGAGCTGGACAACCTCGCCAATAGCGTTCGCAACAAACTGCTCGATGAGTTGCACGCAGCGGAGTCGCGGAGCCAAGCGACCGCCGAGCGGCTTACGCGCATTTTCGAGGGCTTCGTGCGCGACTGGGGTAGCGCCATCAGTGCCGACCATGGCACGTCGATCGGGGCAGCCGGGGACTTCGAATCCCGGTACCACGCGATCGTGAGCGACGGTTTGCCGGCCCAAGAGGCCGAATTCCGGTTGTTCTTCAACCAGCGCACGCACGAGTCCTTCAGTACGCTCCTGCATCTGCTGGACGAGGAACGGCGCAGCATCACAAGCCGCATCCTGCCGCTCAATGGCATCCTCTCCGAGGTCAACTTCCACGAGGGCAGCTTCCTGGAACTGGACATCAAGCAAACGCTTCCGGCCACGGCCAAACAGTTCAAGGATGCGATCCAGAATGCGCTGAAAGCCAAGCACACGCGCCCGTCGCGCAGCGCTGCTGCCACGGCTTCAGACGTTGACGACGACGCCGAGCTCACCGCCCGCTACAAGTCGCTGGAAACCTTGGTGAAGAGGCTCGGATCGCAGACCCCGGAGGACCGCCGCTGGCGTGCCGAGGTGTTGGACGTCCGCGGGCACTTGTTTATCCAGTGCAAGGAGCACCGGGAGGTGGCCGCGAAGTCGGCGAAGACCGGCAAGGCGGGCAAGAAGAAGACCGAAGTCTTCATGCATGCCGATACCGGGTCCATGTCCGGTGGTGAGCGCCAGCGTTTCACAGCGTTCATCATGGCCGCCGCCTTGAGCTACCAGTTAGGCATCGCGGAGCAGGGCTTCACCACCTACGGCACCGTGATGATGGACGAGGCCTTCGTCCTGGCCTCCGAGGAATTCGCAGGTGCTGGCATCAAGGCGCTCCACGAGTTCGGATTCCAGTTGTTGCTCGCCGCGCCTGAAAACGTGATCGACCTGTCGCGGCACCTCGGCTCCGTCACGGAAATCCTTCGGGACAAGCGCACCAATCGATCGGGCGTCCTGACCGCTCCCGTCATTGCAGGCCCGGGAGAGCCTGGCGCGTGGCGGTCCGAGGCGAACCCCGTGGACATTGTCCTCCGATAA
- a CDS encoding YchJ family protein, whose amino-acid sequence MTLDISRLRNGVCPCLSGEQYDDCCGRFHRGDADAPTAEQLMRSRYSAFVILDPEYLLRTWHASTRPASLDLDADTQWRRLDILGTAKGGPLDTSGTVEFAAHYRSDGERGVQRERSRFVREGKRWYYVDGDVL is encoded by the coding sequence ATGACCCTAGATATCAGCCGACTCCGCAACGGAGTGTGCCCCTGCCTCTCCGGGGAGCAGTACGACGATTGTTGTGGGCGCTTCCACCGTGGGGACGCTGATGCGCCCACGGCCGAGCAGCTGATGCGCTCCCGGTATTCGGCGTTCGTCATCCTGGATCCGGAGTACCTCCTGCGGACGTGGCACGCGTCTACCCGCCCCGCGTCCCTGGATCTGGACGCCGACACGCAATGGCGCAGGCTCGACATCCTGGGTACGGCCAAGGGCGGGCCCCTGGACACCAGCGGGACCGTTGAGTTCGCCGCGCACTACAGGTCCGACGGCGAACGCGGCGTCCAGCGTGAACGCAGCCGCTTCGTGCGGGAAGGCAAACGCTGGTACTACGTGGACGGCGACGTCCTTTAG